The Streptomyces sp. NBC_01244 genome contains a region encoding:
- a CDS encoding cobalamin B12-binding domain-containing protein — MGVTGPIRVVVAKPGLDGHDRGAKVIARALRDAGMEVIYTGLHQTPEQIVDTAIQEDADAIGLSILSGAHNTLFARVLELLAERDAEDIKVFGGGIIPEADIAPLKEKGVAEIFTPGATTTAIVEWVRAHVRQPA; from the coding sequence ATGGGTGTGACCGGTCCGATCCGTGTGGTGGTGGCCAAGCCGGGCCTCGACGGCCACGACCGAGGCGCCAAGGTGATCGCGCGGGCCCTGCGGGACGCGGGCATGGAGGTCATCTACACCGGCCTCCACCAAACCCCCGAACAGATCGTCGACACGGCGATCCAGGAGGACGCCGACGCGATCGGGCTGTCGATCCTGTCGGGCGCGCACAACACGCTGTTCGCGCGCGTGCTGGAACTCCTCGCGGAGCGCGATGCCGAGGACATCAAGGTGTTCGGCGGCGGCATCATCCCGGAAGCGGACATCGCTCCGCTGAAGGAGAAGGGCGTGGCCGAGATCTTCACGCCGGGCGCGACGACCACGGCCATCGTCGAGTGGGTCCGCGCGCACGTCCGCCAGCCGGCATAG